A single genomic interval of Camelina sativa cultivar DH55 chromosome 11, Cs, whole genome shotgun sequence harbors:
- the LOC104727119 gene encoding uncharacterized protein LOC104727119, which translates to MNESRRNIFGFSFFFIIIIILIFRVSADGESDGAARKEENPSLIKIICGIFGKKFPPSSWELVQGAMQKIQMKLYPPNLDFRSNSDKSKREDEDKGEKVKEAASRTLEVSKEAIEESAKIAGDVVGEVVQKTAEKVTKQTSRDEM; encoded by the exons ATGAacgaatcaagaagaaatatattcggtttctcattcttcttcatcattattATAATCTTGATCTTCAGGGTTTCTGCGGATGGAGAAAGCGATGGTGCcgcaagaaaagaagagaatccGTCACTAATAAAGATCATATGTGGGATTTTTGGCAAGAAATTTCCTCCGAGTTCTTGGGAATTGGTTCAAGGTGCGATGCAGAAGATCCAGATGAAGCTTTACCCTCCAAATCTAGa CTTCAGAAGCAACAGTGACAAAAGCAAGAGAGAGGATGAAGATAAAGgagagaaagtgaaagaagCAGCATCTAGGACTCTGGAAGTAAGCAAAGAAGCCATTGAAGAGTCTGCAAAAATAGCAGGAGATGTTGTAGGTGAAGTAGTTCAGAAAACAGCTGAGAAAGTTACAAAACAAACCTCACGTGACGAGATGTAA